One Streptomyces coeruleorubidus DNA segment encodes these proteins:
- a CDS encoding maltokinase N-terminal cap-like domain-containing protein has protein sequence MAVIHRTSLQPTKLELLTSWLPSRPWYRGGAAEPQPAKAGGFRLDDPQGEVGIEFIIVTDSSGPHPITYLVPLTYRGAPLDGAEHALVGTMEHGVLGRRWAYDGCHDPVLLAQLVALIEGRVQAQNQNTSDVPDREVIASHTGEGSIPTDFITTDDQDGTRLTTPHGTTLSLHRVLQPAPDGPFPPSHGVTGHVTGSWQLPDGTRARGVFAVLHTGGGAA, from the coding sequence ATGGCCGTCATCCACCGCACCTCGCTCCAACCGACCAAGCTGGAACTGCTCACCTCCTGGCTGCCGTCCCGTCCGTGGTACCGCGGTGGCGCGGCCGAACCGCAGCCGGCCAAGGCCGGCGGGTTCCGGCTGGACGACCCGCAGGGCGAGGTCGGGATCGAGTTCATCATTGTCACGGACTCCTCCGGCCCTCACCCGATCACCTACCTGGTGCCGCTGACCTATCGCGGTGCCCCGCTCGACGGAGCGGAGCACGCCCTCGTGGGCACCATGGAGCACGGCGTGCTCGGGCGGCGCTGGGCCTACGACGGCTGCCACGACCCCGTGCTGCTCGCCCAGTTGGTGGCCTTGATCGAGGGGCGGGTGCAGGCCCAGAACCAGAACACCAGCGACGTCCCCGACCGGGAGGTCATCGCCTCCCACACCGGCGAAGGCTCCATCCCCACGGACTTCATCACCACCGACGACCAGGACGGCACCCGGCTGACCACACCGCACGGCACGACCCTCAGCCTCCACCGGGTCCTGCAACCTGCCCCGGACGGCCCGTTCCCGCCCTCCCATGGAGTGACCGGCCACGTCACCGGCTCCTGGCAACTCCCGGACGGCACCCGGGCCCGCGGAGTGTTCGCCGTCCTGCACACCGGCGGCGGGGCGGCCTAG